From Bradyrhizobium erythrophlei:
GCGAACCGGCGGCTCTATAATACCGGCACAAGTACCTATGTCACGCTCGAAGACCTCGCCGCGATGGTCAAGGAGGGCGAGGACTTCCTCGTCTACGACGCCAAGACCGGGGACGACATCACCCGATCGGTGCTGGCGCAAATCATCTTCGAGCAGGAGAACAAGGCCGGCCAGAACCTGCTGCCGACCACGTTCCTGCGCCAGCTGATCCGCTTCTACGGCGACAGCATGCAGATGGTGGTGCCGAAATATCTCGAACAGTCGATCGATACGCTGACACGCGAGCAGGAAAAATTCCGCAAGCAGCTGACCAACACTTTCTCGGGAACGCCGTTTGCTCCGCTCGAAGAACATGTCCGCCGCAACATGGAATTGTTTCAGCAGACCTTCTCGATGTTCAAGCCGTTCGTGCCGCCACGCGCCGGATCCGCCGCGGAGCCGGAAAAAACCCCCGAGCCGGTGCCCGAAGAGGACAACATCGACGATCTGCGCCGTCAGATGAAGGACATGCAGGAGCGCCTCGAGCGCATGTCGAAGGAGCCGACGAAGAAGGAAGAGTGAGGGCCATCCTTCCGTCGTCGAACAACAACAGATCGTCGTCCCCGCGAAAGATGGACCCACAATCAGCGGTCCTAGATGTTGCGGAAGGTCTGTCCCACGATCGCCCAACCGATAGGTCACGGCGTCTGGGTCCCTGCTTTCGCAGGGACCTAGGGATTGTTAGCCGCGGGAAGCATGTCGGCGGCCGGCGCGCCCCACGGCCGCTCCGAAGACGCGAGCCCGATCAGGCGCCCCTGGATGTAGTCGCAGCCCCAGTCGCGCAGCATGATTGCGGCTTCCTCGTCCTGAACCCATTCGGCGACCGTCTTGATCTGCAACCGGCGCGCCAGATCGATCAGCGTATGCACGAAGGCGCGATCATCCGCCGAGCGCGCGACGTTCTGCACGAACGCACCATCGATCTTCACGATGTCGACGCCGAGCTTGCGCAGATTGCGGAACGAGGTGTAACCGGCGCCGAAATCGTCGATCGCGATCCGGCTGCCGAAATTCTTCAGCCGCGCGACGAAGCCGCGCAAATCGTCGACATCCTGGATCGCGACGGTTTCGGTGATTTCGACGATCAGCCGTTCCGCGACGCCAGGATGCGCGCGCATCAGCGATTCGATCGAAGACCACCAGTCCGGGTCCATCGTGGTGTCGGGTGAAATGTTGAGGCTGAGTTGCACGTTCGGCGATACCGCCAGTTCAGCCACCACGAGTTCGAGCACGCGGTGGTCGACCAGGCGGATCAGGCCAAGCTTCTCCGCCACCGGAACGATGTCCGGGGCCAGCAGCACCTGCCCGTCATCCTGCTCCATGCGGATCAGGCATTCATAGAACGCCGTATCGCGCGAACCCGCCTCCACCACCGGCTCGAACGCCATCACGATCCGGCGCTCGTTGAGCGCGGTGACGATCTCGTCGGTGACGCGAATATTGACGCGGCGCTGGGCGTCGCGCTCGACATTGGGCCGCCATACCGAGAACGACCCGGCGCGGCGGCGTTTGGCCATATCGAGCGTTTCATGGGCGCGGTTGATGGCTTCGTTGGCGCTGCGTGCGTAGCGCGGCACGCTGACCGCACCGATCGAGGCGGTGACGGAGACTGGCCCGGATTGGGTCGGCACCACCTCGTCGCGAATACCGGCCAGAAACCGCTCGGCCGCGACGTTGATGTCGTCGACCGTGCAGTTCTTCAGGATCAGCCCGAATTTATTGCCGGAGAAGCGGCCGAGCACGTCGCCGCCGCGCAGTCGCGAACGAAGCCGCCGGGCCACTTCCGAAATCACTGCGTCGGCAACATCGAATCCGAATGCGTCATTGATGCGCGCCAGATGATCGATCCCGATCAGCATGAAGGCGCAGGATGTGCGAAAACGCGTCGCCTCCTCGATGGCCTCGGCCAGCGAGGCCATCAGATGCGTCCGATTGAGCTCACCGGTCAGCGGGTCATGCCGCGACAGCTTCAGCAATTGCTCCTCGCGGGCGTGGCGTTCATTGTTGATGCGGACAATGCCGTGGGCACGCAGCGGCCGTCCGTCAGGACCGGCGAACCAGCGCCCGGTTTCCTCGACCCAGAGCATCGGCTCGGAAGACGAGGTCCGCACGCCATATTCGATCCGGTAAGGGGCGCCTTCGGCGCCATGCGCGGGCGGCGAGTTGGCCAGCGCATCGGAGCGGATCATACGTACCGGCTCGATCAGCCTGGAAAACTCCGAGCCCTTCGCGAGCGACGCCTTCGGGATATCGGAAAACACCGCGCCGGCATGATCGCTCCAGGTGATGATGTCAGTGGTGATGTCCCAGACGAACGCGGCCTGGCCGAGCGAAGCCAGGATGGTCGAAGCTTTCGGTGGAGCGGATGTCACGGTCGCCTCGTTTCAGGACACTGCCGGGTGTTTCCCGGTCTCAAGGATACTGCCTGTTTCGGCACAGACCAGCGCGTATTCCGCAAAAGGTGGGTACCGGCTTTGCGATCAGAATACGCGCAAATTATTAATGGAGAGCGTTTTCTCACGGCAAACCGGGGGCCGCCGGAAAATGCTCTGCGCGAAGTTCGTAAATATTAATATTCCGCAAACCACGTTCGAAGGCTGTCCGGAACAAAATGGGGGGAACCGGCATAGCCCTTGCGAGGATGAAATCGAAGCGCGCGCAACGTCCCAGAACGTGACAGTTAAGCCGGATTTCGATTTACGATGTTAAGCAACGATCGACCAAACGAGGCGGTAGAAGGCGGCGTCGTTACCGGCGAAAAGCCCGCCTGCGTCGCGCTGGTGCCGGTGGTGCCTACGGTTCATTGGTCGCGGGTGCCGGAGCAGTCGCGGTCACGGGCCGATTTCGTCACCCAGCTGATCGCAACCGCCGAGCATCTACCGCAGACCCGTTGCCTGCGTCGGGCAACGCCGGCCGATGCCAAAGCTGCCTACGGCGCGCAGCTGCAACAGGGCCAGGCCGCCGGCATCCGCACCCGTCAGATCGTCTAGGGCTTCGGTTCTGATTGAATTAGAACCGAAGCCCTCGATTCTTGTTTTGACGCGTTTTCTTCATGCGAACCGGTGTTCACTTCGCTCGAAAACGCTCTGGATCAGAAAGTTAACGCGGCGGATCTTCGGACGACGGCGGCGAGCCTTCGCCCGGCTGCAACTCCGGGGATGCGACCTCCGGCGACGGTCTCGCCGGCGCGACCTCGGCAGGCACCATTTTCGGCTCGACGCGATCATGCGGCGCGGCTTCGGCGACGGGCACCGGCTCTGACGGCGCCTGGGCCGGGGCCGGCGGGGCCGGCTCGAATTGAGGTTCGGGCGCAGCGGCCGCCCGCTTGCGGGAGGGGGCAGCGGCTGCCGCCACCGTTCCGCGCCGGGGGCGCAGCGCAATGCCCGACAGGAAATCCACCAGCGACAACAGCGACAGCAGGAAATAGGTCGAGGTGCCGAACTTCGGCCACAGCAGGAATTCAGCGCCGGCGGCTCCGAACACGATCAGCGACAACAGATGATCGGTGAGATATTTCCCGCCGGGACGGGCGCCCTTCATGACCTCGAGCAACAGCAACAGGATGCCGAGCGCGAGCAGGACATCGCTCAGCGTCACCGGCCATTGCGCGCCGGACATCAGCGTCAACGTCAGAAGCGGCTCGGCGAGAGTCACGCCGGGCATCAGGAAGGCGATGATGTTGTAGATCGCGA
This genomic window contains:
- the phaR gene encoding polyhydroxyalkanoate synthesis repressor PhaR; translation: MAKSDQPTTIKKYANRRLYNTGTSTYVTLEDLAAMVKEGEDFLVYDAKTGDDITRSVLAQIIFEQENKAGQNLLPTTFLRQLIRFYGDSMQMVVPKYLEQSIDTLTREQEKFRKQLTNTFSGTPFAPLEEHVRRNMELFQQTFSMFKPFVPPRAGSAAEPEKTPEPVPEEDNIDDLRRQMKDMQERLERMSKEPTKKEE
- a CDS encoding bifunctional diguanylate cyclase/phosphodiesterase yields the protein MTSAPPKASTILASLGQAAFVWDITTDIITWSDHAGAVFSDIPKASLAKGSEFSRLIEPVRMIRSDALANSPPAHGAEGAPYRIEYGVRTSSSEPMLWVEETGRWFAGPDGRPLRAHGIVRINNERHAREEQLLKLSRHDPLTGELNRTHLMASLAEAIEEATRFRTSCAFMLIGIDHLARINDAFGFDVADAVISEVARRLRSRLRGGDVLGRFSGNKFGLILKNCTVDDINVAAERFLAGIRDEVVPTQSGPVSVTASIGAVSVPRYARSANEAINRAHETLDMAKRRRAGSFSVWRPNVERDAQRRVNIRVTDEIVTALNERRIVMAFEPVVEAGSRDTAFYECLIRMEQDDGQVLLAPDIVPVAEKLGLIRLVDHRVLELVVAELAVSPNVQLSLNISPDTTMDPDWWSSIESLMRAHPGVAERLIVEITETVAIQDVDDLRGFVARLKNFGSRIAIDDFGAGYTSFRNLRKLGVDIVKIDGAFVQNVARSADDRAFVHTLIDLARRLQIKTVAEWVQDEEAAIMLRDWGCDYIQGRLIGLASSERPWGAPAADMLPAANNP